A window from Dehalobacter sp. DCA encodes these proteins:
- the mobP3 gene encoding MobP3 family relaxase, with product MPKIIFKCRYLKNSAVHLENLVEYVATRDGVEKISTFSRDSSATQKQKMLIKDILVQFPDTADVFEYEDYLKHPTTKNASEFISSALDQNLDQLSHQEIYVNYIATRPRAEKLGTHGLFSDGDTPLVLSKVMEEVAQHTGNVWTPIISLRREDAARLGYDNAAAWMALLRKQRNMLAEQMKIAPENLRWYAAFHNEGHHPHCHMLVHSVNPREGYVTKTAIDKMRGSLAREIFQQDLIQIYAEQTTQRNELAGKSREALREIIGRMSGSVCESETIEALLMHLAERLKHTSGKKHYGYLKAPLKAIVDQIVDELAKNEQVSEAYAKWHGLRNEVLRTYTDKTPDPLPLSRQKEFKSIKNMVISEAMSISSHYFTLEGDEEAEQLPDDGQEMNTENSAELLTKASVPNNSFAQYRLGRRYLLGDGHPKDVKTAVEWLTASAEQGNQHAQYALGKLFLMGEDVPYDREAAVRWFTLSAEQGNVYARYFLDNMDTFSNPFLLLAATRLLHHLSRIFRDEQQRLSGGPAMQTDSKLRRKIREKKIAQGHAQDDHELKHTNY from the coding sequence ATGCCGAAAATCATCTTCAAATGTCGATACTTAAAAAACTCAGCGGTTCATCTTGAGAATCTTGTGGAGTATGTGGCGACGCGCGACGGCGTGGAGAAAATATCTACCTTCTCCCGCGACAGCTCCGCCACGCAGAAACAGAAAATGCTCATCAAAGATATTCTCGTTCAGTTTCCTGATACCGCGGATGTGTTCGAGTACGAGGACTATCTCAAACATCCAACTACGAAAAATGCTTCGGAATTCATCAGCTCAGCACTGGATCAAAATCTGGATCAACTATCCCATCAGGAGATCTATGTCAATTACATTGCTACTCGTCCCCGTGCTGAGAAGCTAGGAACCCATGGACTGTTTTCCGATGGGGATACGCCGCTGGTGCTGTCAAAGGTGATGGAAGAAGTTGCCCAGCATACCGGAAATGTCTGGACTCCTATCATTTCTCTGCGGCGGGAGGATGCCGCCCGGCTTGGATATGATAATGCCGCCGCATGGATGGCACTCCTGCGCAAGCAGCGGAATATGCTTGCCGAGCAGATGAAAATAGCTCCGGAAAATCTGCGCTGGTATGCTGCATTTCATAACGAAGGCCATCATCCTCACTGCCACATGCTCGTGCACTCGGTGAATCCCCGCGAAGGGTATGTCACTAAGACTGCAATTGATAAAATGCGGGGCAGTCTGGCAAGGGAAATCTTTCAGCAGGATTTGATTCAGATATATGCTGAGCAAACCACTCAAAGAAACGAGCTCGCCGGCAAGAGCCGTGAAGCCTTAAGAGAGATTATAGGCAGGATGAGCGGGAGCGTGTGTGAGAGCGAAACTATTGAGGCACTGCTCATGCATCTGGCAGAACGGTTGAAGCACACCTCAGGAAAGAAGCACTACGGTTATCTAAAAGCGCCACTTAAAGCAATCGTGGATCAGATCGTAGATGAGCTGGCGAAGAATGAGCAGGTGTCGGAAGCCTATGCAAAATGGCATGGGCTTCGGAACGAAGTCCTGCGAACATATACTGACAAGACTCCTGATCCACTGCCGCTCTCGCGGCAGAAAGAATTTAAGAGCATAAAAAATATGGTGATCTCCGAAGCCATGAGCATCAGCAGTCACTATTTTACTTTAGAGGGAGATGAGGAAGCGGAGCAGTTACCCGATGACGGGCAGGAGATGAATACCGAAAACTCTGCGGAACTGTTAACGAAAGCGTCGGTTCCCAATAATTCATTCGCTCAGTATCGCCTCGGAAGACGCTATCTGCTGGGAGACGGTCACCCCAAGGATGTGAAAACGGCTGTTGAATGGCTGACCGCTTCTGCGGAGCAGGGCAACCAGCATGCACAATATGCTCTCGGCAAGCTGTTCCTTATGGGCGAGGATGTCCCTTATGACCGTGAAGCCGCAGTACGCTGGTTCACCTTGTCTGCTGAACAGGGTAACGTTTACGCGCGGTATTTTCTTGACAATATGGACACTTTCAGTAATCCCTTTCTGTTACTTGCAGCGACAAGGCTCCTGCATCACTTAAGCCGGATTTTCAGGGATGAACAGCAAAGACTTTCCGGCGGTCCCGCCATGCAGACGGACAGCAAACTGCGTCGAAAAATCCGTGAGAAAAAGATCGCCCAAGGTCACGCCCAGGACGATCATGAACTCAAGCATACAAACTATTAA
- a CDS encoding VirD4-like conjugal transfer protein, CD1115 family — protein sequence MQTSQIIILSAAGLSMFGVIGLLSLIAHYYTLNGIKSKTVGDGQHGTARWATKQEIKKTYTEIPYEPEKWRKGESLPKEQGLIVGWRKASLFDNKAQHGYAMVDDDDIHCLMIGAAGVGKTANFLYPNLEYACACGMSFVTTDTKGDLYRNYAGIAKEKYGYDIAVIDLRNPTRSDGNNLLHLVNRYMDAYLNNPQNLAFKARAEKYAKITAKTIINSGGFDTAMAGQNAFFYDAAEGLLTSVILLIAEYCEPKQRHIVSVFKLIQDLLAPSGVKGRTLFQLLLVHLPDEHKTKWFAGAALNTAEQAMQSVLSTALSRLNSFLDSELEQILCFDTAIDAEKFCTEKSAIFLVMPEEDNTKYFIISLIVQQLYREILSVADEHGGKLPNRVMMFLDEIGTIPKIESAEMMFSASRSRRVSIVAIIQSFAQLEKNYGREGSAIIIDNCQDTVFGGFAPNSESAQILSKAMGSKTVMSGSVSRGKNDPSQSLQMIERPLMTPDELKSMPKGHFVITKTGTYPMRTKLKLFTEWGITFGKPYEISEKSARRVEYADRHRVEEEIIRRHSASVDVTEEAEAGPSASGGILHSPIQEPEAPARTKAPVRIE from the coding sequence TTGCAGACATCCCAAATCATAATCCTATCAGCCGCCGGACTGTCTATGTTCGGGGTTATCGGTTTGTTATCGCTTATAGCGCATTACTACACCTTAAACGGGATCAAGTCCAAAACCGTCGGCGACGGCCAGCACGGTACGGCGCGCTGGGCAACGAAGCAGGAGATTAAAAAGACTTATACAGAAATTCCCTACGAGCCGGAGAAGTGGAGAAAGGGTGAAAGCCTTCCGAAAGAGCAGGGTCTGATAGTCGGCTGGAGGAAAGCGTCGCTGTTTGATAATAAAGCTCAGCACGGATATGCGATGGTAGACGATGACGATATCCACTGTCTGATGATCGGCGCGGCAGGCGTCGGCAAGACCGCTAACTTTCTTTATCCTAATCTAGAATATGCCTGCGCCTGCGGAATGAGTTTTGTGACCACCGACACCAAGGGCGATCTCTACCGCAATTATGCCGGGATTGCAAAAGAAAAATATGGATACGATATTGCAGTCATTGACCTGAGAAACCCTACCCGCTCGGACGGAAACAATCTTCTCCATCTGGTCAACCGGTATATGGATGCATATCTCAATAATCCTCAGAATCTTGCATTTAAAGCCAGAGCGGAGAAGTATGCAAAGATTACCGCAAAGACTATCATTAACTCCGGAGGTTTCGATACGGCAATGGCTGGACAAAATGCCTTCTTCTATGACGCGGCGGAAGGACTGCTGACATCCGTGATTCTGCTTATAGCGGAATACTGTGAACCGAAGCAGAGGCACATAGTATCCGTATTCAAGCTCATTCAGGATCTGCTTGCACCCAGCGGCGTCAAGGGCAGGACTTTGTTTCAGCTGCTCCTTGTCCATCTGCCGGATGAGCACAAGACCAAGTGGTTCGCTGGGGCGGCACTCAATACTGCGGAACAAGCAATGCAGAGTGTTCTTTCTACGGCGCTGTCAAGGCTCAATTCGTTTCTGGATTCTGAGCTGGAGCAAATCCTGTGCTTTGACACAGCAATCGATGCGGAGAAGTTTTGTACAGAGAAAAGTGCAATATTCCTGGTAATGCCGGAGGAAGACAACACAAAGTATTTCATTATCAGCCTGATCGTCCAGCAGCTCTACCGTGAAATCCTGTCAGTGGCTGACGAGCATGGAGGAAAGCTCCCCAACCGTGTGATGATGTTTCTCGACGAGATCGGAACCATCCCCAAAATCGAGTCGGCGGAGATGATGTTCTCTGCTTCCCGTTCCCGTCGTGTGTCCATTGTAGCCATCATCCAGAGCTTTGCTCAGCTGGAGAAAAACTATGGCCGCGAAGGCTCTGCCATCATCATTGACAACTGCCAGGATACCGTGTTCGGCGGCTTTGCTCCCAATAGCGAATCAGCGCAGATTTTATCAAAAGCCATGGGAAGCAAGACCGTCATGAGCGGCTCCGTCAGCCGGGGTAAAAACGACCCGTCGCAGAGCCTGCAAATGATCGAGCGTCCGCTGATGACACCGGATGAGCTAAAGTCTATGCCTAAGGGTCATTTTGTTATCACAAAGACGGGCACCTACCCGATGCGTACCAAGCTAAAGCTATTTACGGAATGGGGTATAACCTTCGGCAAGCCTTATGAGATTTCCGAGAAATCGGCCCGGAGGGTGGAGTATGCCGACAGACACAGGGTAGAGGAAGAAATCATCCGCCGGCACTCTGCCAGCGTGGATGTGACGGAGGAAGCTGAAGCTGGTCCATCCGCATCGGGCGGAATACTTCACTCACCGATTCAGGAGCCGGAAGCGCCTGCCAGGACAAAAGCACCTGTTCGGATTGAATAG
- a CDS encoding DUF3991 domain-containing protein — translation MEYIHFTDEQKQRANSVDLVDFLQRQGEQLVRSGREWRWKRHDSVTVRGSQWFRHSRKEGGHAIDFVQQFYDMSFPEAVTLLLGGESGVEWNQTSKSVPLTRKFFALPEANMDMRRVFAYLIKQRFIDREVLTHFAHEKLIYEDKKYHNAVFVGLDENGIPRHAHKRGTYTRGEPYKGNVEGSDPKYSFHRLGESDTLYVFEAPVDMLSFITLNKDGWKHHSYVTLDGVSEHAMLCQLELNPHLKSVVLCLDHDEAGIEAVSRLKDILHEKGYRDISVMQSQYKDWNEDLKAKNGVSPIPAREHPKLELLPKVVRELHDLCNALSAHKDIDFFLAECAEAVEPLLASGKTAALNSEAVRECLQCMAASSLTSMQRQMRQMEQPVTMVQLIQKLQDSYRPHEDRGWLRTKAEQLRQDVSNISRQLQMIGIRTLEDKEKLLSSYQLLALDCIKTIMFVEQELPSMLPVQEQAVNFSMTM, via the coding sequence ATGGAATATATTCACTTTACAGACGAACAAAAACAACGGGCCAATTCAGTGGATTTAGTGGACTTCCTCCAACGGCAGGGTGAACAGCTCGTTCGTTCCGGCCGCGAGTGGCGCTGGAAACGTCATGACAGCGTGACCGTGCGCGGCAGTCAGTGGTTCCGTCATTCCAGGAAAGAAGGCGGCCATGCCATCGACTTTGTCCAGCAGTTCTATGACATGAGCTTTCCCGAAGCCGTTACGCTGCTCCTCGGCGGCGAGTCCGGTGTGGAATGGAACCAGACCTCCAAGAGTGTGCCGCTTACACGCAAATTCTTCGCGCTGCCAGAAGCCAATATGGATATGCGCCGAGTGTTTGCCTATCTTATCAAACAGCGCTTCATAGACAGGGAAGTGCTGACGCACTTCGCCCACGAAAAGCTGATTTATGAGGATAAGAAATATCACAATGCAGTATTTGTGGGCCTGGATGAAAACGGCATTCCCCGTCATGCTCACAAACGCGGAACCTATACTCGGGGAGAGCCATACAAGGGCAACGTGGAAGGCAGTGATCCGAAATACAGCTTTCACCGGTTGGGGGAAAGCGATACACTATACGTTTTTGAGGCGCCTGTGGATATGCTGTCGTTTATCACCCTGAATAAAGATGGCTGGAAGCACCACAGCTATGTCACGCTTGATGGCGTATCGGAACACGCTATGCTCTGCCAGCTGGAGCTGAATCCTCATCTGAAAAGCGTCGTGCTGTGCCTGGACCATGATGAAGCAGGCATTGAGGCTGTCAGCCGCCTGAAAGATATCCTGCACGAAAAGGGCTATAGGGATATTTCAGTAATGCAATCGCAGTACAAGGACTGGAATGAGGATCTGAAAGCCAAAAACGGTGTAAGTCCCATCCCGGCAAGAGAGCATCCGAAGCTGGAGCTTCTGCCAAAGGTTGTTAGGGAGCTACATGATTTGTGCAATGCTCTTTCAGCGCATAAAGACATTGACTTCTTCCTTGCAGAGTGCGCCGAGGCAGTGGAGCCGCTACTAGCCTCCGGCAAAACAGCAGCTCTGAATTCGGAAGCTGTTCGGGAATGTCTGCAGTGCATGGCAGCCAGCTCACTGACATCCATGCAAAGGCAAATGCGCCAGATGGAACAGCCAGTGACAATGGTGCAGCTCATTCAAAAGCTGCAGGACAGCTACCGTCCCCATGAGGATCGTGGCTGGCTTCGCACCAAGGCGGAGCAGCTGCGACAGGACGTTTCCAATATCAGCCGTCAGCTTCAGATGATCGGCATCCGTACACTGGAGGATAAGGAAAAGCTCCTGTCCTCCTATCAGCTCCTTGCGCTGGATTGCATTAAAACCATAATGTTTGTTGAGCAGGAGCTGCCATCGATGTTGCCGGTGCAGGAGCAAGCAGTAAATTTTTCTATGACCATGTAA